Proteins from one Chelonia mydas isolate rCheMyd1 chromosome 14, rCheMyd1.pri.v2, whole genome shotgun sequence genomic window:
- the LOC102933475 gene encoding sterile alpha motif domain-containing protein 9-like isoform X3, whose translation MDYKTLPLAEWTESHVRCWLESIGIKKEYVEKLCEEEVTGPVLKELDEPFLKSMGMKGGQIHIITRKRNELLEHLHKNAGVDSAQADNPSIKASEVSGSDITTNDDKKRVKNRNSAVSMKANAPAEETDSDLKALSITQHESFHVTSYQKGSSETDNTGAVEKTGKEHTLKTMSTFCRRGSRKSHSLHENTVESLTLSKFRQFKNEDINFKYVKNRILAPETGIIDLIIPCHEYKSFTTAAKLDRQRLQAKFAYEVIRYASACMNVRTNGTIHFGVMDSVEDKGWKHGQIAGIPVRDRDIYVDALDYIEKCFEPSEQEAARNCIHPPIFTEVIQKDSQEQYFVVEVDIEPSSSTVKGKIFQVRLPRFNEHSNKVIFDKIPVLYQRVGTKSEPVKNEELVAFIQGLQEKDVRREKVESSSNEDPMEISQNLGRKLSVLFTDGKNYMNDSLLYILVTNSCGKEDLKSVNFLMRMNIFCVFDFDEDSNVSGLYAKYKEHHETRSHFLQNYSNESKMSTTEFQKHLGLFDHTSWIFCNGRSDFHGDEKSCDEDTWIRTKKKYLKKAISFICDEILPKGSFVVLFLLSSPVEKPIVDTFQEFYTEMNGIDYIICIAESKENYEKWANLAQASCSIETLEQRSIVGMKLSHVDATIQNMMPSAICPRHLPVSTRGLCVLPTLEEEKMSSLEILCADQCDDIKLDLLSTKEIQEIEQTFYQGRKVSWKNFWLADKGSCGEVIEREACEEVHKILDDILHGNRIRYSVAKLKIFHQPGSGGSTIARQVLWKRRKDLRCAVVKSSYSIATVSKHAVNFREYDENDVKNSLPVILLIEDYDEDYLDELKNDLMDAMAARRSHFSKPCFILLGCKRSNVPEKLCKASPLDTVAVTHKLTDQEKHLFKTKIEKLKKQNDFKPAFILTFVLMSEEFKETYVTEFVEHWKEGIDLSSPVTSLMKYVALLNSYVHGSYISLSHCEAFLGLGAYTEKRVREYDFKNNLSEQARVIFIELRENTTCISSVHIIHYLVAKEILHQLSRSQPQSQIAMELLQEKVLLNHRFGREEFMKFIRDLFIRRDKKSRGDNTDSLFSPFIEHVCKVEDCEKAIEVLKTAYECLGKDAFFAQQLARLHYNHEKFEDAEYWAGVAKSHLPNDSFILDTEGQVYRKWFSFTLDKKMYEATPGGVIEMIEIALKAMKCFRAAQQAAKSEIDSMNNAGYFGEVEVGCRLLKLLSTLEVFPRNTQGEHSELVRYLLTDYIPEEIKKSWGKLHSRLKGLRQNIYNALDWISEDLSYFQTDKNQEKQDEEAKEEKEEQVYNPRKWLKRQSEVYAKFFTSEYPMGENKGEPETQLLRRMNIYKYGGGSVTTILSFLTDSKEMRSVEKLEKIINFYPDDPQKERLEDIDLINYILCHITLACLSPGSSKLLPFETLRELSNRFFKQRKTAFPASAHFLLTLLYWPDDALDKEPNPDKDDILVSALQTMKRMHDIKVKNIAPRKKKIYTHFFLGKGSGLRKIMHKTRIDKLIGGSLDDRRMKWQHGDVWNIGKIRDVLRRVSGWTENGKLFVQGHVGQIHIVPLHYDSVPQGNENVTFYLGFSFNGLVAHDIQVNK comes from the exons ATGG ACTACAAAACGTTACCTTTGGCTGAATGGACTGAGTCTCATGTTAGATGCTGGCTCGAATCTATTGGAATTAAGAAAGAATATGTAGAAAAGCTCTGTGAAGAGGAAGTGACTGGCCCAGTGCTCAAAGAATTAGATGAACCTTTCCTCAAAAGCATGGGTATGAAAGGAGGCCAAATCCACATAATAACACGGAAAAGAAATGAACTTTTGGAACATTTGCACAAAAATGCAGGGGTAGACTCAGCCCAAGCAGATAATCCCAGCATTAAAGCTTCAGAAGTGTCGGGTTCCGATATCACTACCAATGATGATAAAAAGAGAGTAAAAAACAGGAATTCAGCTGTGTCTATGAAGGCTAATGCACCAGCTGAAGAGACAGACAGTGATTTAAAAGCCCTCAGCATCACACAGCACGAAAGTTTTCATGTAACATCTTACCAGAAGGGATCTTCAGAAACAGACAACACTGGGGCAGTAGAAAAGACTGGTAAGGAgcacacattaaaaacaatgtcTACTTTTTGCAGGAGAGGAAGTAGAAAAAGTCATTCCTTACATGAAAATACAGTTGAATCATTAACGCTGAGCAAATTcagacaatttaaaaatgaagacattaattttaaatatgtgaAAAACAGAATTCTTGCTCCGGAAACTGGAATCATAGATTTGATCATTCCTTGCCATGAATACAAATCTTTCACAACTGCTGCGAAGCTGGACAGGCAACGATTGCAAGCAAAGTTTGCCTATGAAGTGATTAGATATGCCTCAGCCTGCATGAATGTTCGAACAAATGGCACAATACACTTTGGTGTAATGGACAGTGTTGAAGACAAGGGCTGGAAACATGGACAGATAGCCGGCATACCGGTAAGAGACAGAGACATCTACGTAGATGCATTAGATTacattgaaaaatgttttgaaccATCTGAACAAGAAGCTGCAAGAAATTGCATTCACCCTCCTATTTTTACTGAAGTGATTCAGAAAGACTCTCAAGAACAATACTTTGTGGTAGAGGTTGACATTGAACCATCATCCAGTACAGTGAAGGGAAAGATCTTTCAAGTACGCTTACCTAGATTTAACGAACACAGTAATAAGGTGATTTTCGACAAAATTCCAGTTCTCTATCAAAGAGTGGGAACAAAGTCTGAGCCTGTAAAGAATGAAGAGCTAGTGGCTTTTATTCAGGGTTTACAAGAGAAGGATGTCAGAAGGGAAAAGGTTGAGTCCTCCAGTAATGAGGACCCTATGGAAATTTCCCAAAATTTAGGGCGGAAGTTATCAGTCCTATTCACTGATGGCAAGAACTATATGAATGATTCTCTACTGTACATTCTTGTCACAAACAGCTGTGGAAAAGAAGATCTGAAATCTGTCAACTTTTTAATGCGCATGAATATTTTCTGTGTGTTTGATTTTGATGAGGATTCCAATGTGTCAGGTTTATATGCCAAGTACAAAGAACATCATGAAACAAGGTCACATTTCTTGCAAAATTATTCCAATGAAAGCAAGATGAGCACCACtgaatttcaaaaacatttgggCCTATTTGATCACACCAGCTGGATATTTTGCAATGGACGCAGTGACTTCCATGGGGATGAAAAATCTTGTGATGAAGACACTTGGATTAGAACGAAAAAGAAGTATCTTAAGAAAGCCATTTCATTTATCTGTGATGAAATCCTTCCAAAGGGATCTTTTGTGGTACTTTTCCTACTATCATCACCTGTGGAGAAGCCAATTGTAGACACCTTCCAGGAATTCTATACAGAAATGAATGGTATTGATTATATCATATGCATTGCAGAGTCCAAAGAAAATTATGAGAAGTGGGCTAACCTAGCTCAGGCATCTTGTAGCATTGAGACACTAGAACAGAGGAGCATTGTGGGCATGAAGCTAAGTCACGTAGATGCCACTATTCAAAATATGATGCCATCTGCAATATGTCCCAGACATTTACCAGTTTCCACAAGAGGTCTGTGTGTGCTTCCAactctggaagaagaaaaaatgtcttCCCttgaaatattgtgtgcagatcaATGTGATGATATCAAACTGGATCTTCTGAGCACAAAAGAAATACAAGAGATAGAACAAACATTTTACCAAGGTAGAAAAGTCAGCTGGAAAAATTTCTGGCTTGCTGATAAAGGGAGCTGTGGAGAAGTCATTGAACGGGAGGCCTGTGAAGAGGTTCATAAAATCTTAGATGATATTTTGCATGGGAACAGAATCAGGTATTCTGTGGCTAAACTAAAAATATTTCATCAACCTGGAAGTGGAGGAAGCACCATTGCAAGGCAAGTACTATGGAAAAGAAGAAAGGATTTAAGATGTGCTGTGGTCAAATCTTCATATTCAATTGCAACTGTCTCCAAGCATGCAGTTAATTTTAGAGAATATGATGAAAATGACGTAAAGAATTCTCTCCCAGTGATCCTCCTGATTGAGGACTATGATGAAGATTATCTGGATGAATTAAAGAATGATTTAATGGATGCAATGGCAGCTCGAAGAAGTCATTTTTCCAAGCCTTGTTTCATCCTCTTGGGCTGTAAACGATCTAATGTCCCTGAAAAGCTTTGCAAAGCTTCTCCTCTCGATACAGTTGCCGTCACTCACAAGTTGACAGACCAAGAGAAACACCTGTTTAAAACCAAAATTGAAAAACTTAAAAAGCAGAATGACTTCAAGCCTGCATTTATTCTTACGTTTGTCCTGATGAGTGAGGAGTTTAAGGAAACATATGTCACAGAGTTTGTAGAGCACTGGAAGGAAGGCATAGACCTTTCCTCCCCTGTTACTAGTTTGATGAAGTATGTTGCTTTGCTCAATTCCTATGTACATGGTTCATACATTTCATTATCACACTGTGAAGCTTTTCTAGGGCTCGGGGCATATAcagaaaagagagtgagagagtaTGATTTCAAAAATAACTTAAGTGAACAGGCAAGagttatttttattgaattaagAGAAAATACCACCTGTATTTCATCTGTCCATATCATACATTACCTGGTTGCAAAAGAAATTCTGCATCAGCTCTCAAGAAGTCAGCCTCAGAGTCAAATTGCAATGGAACTTCTTCAGGAAAAAGTGCTTTTAAACCATAGATTTGGACGAGAAGAGTTTATGAAGTTCATCAGAGATTTGTTCATACGACGCGACAAGAAGAGCAGGGGAGACAATACTGACAGCCTCTTCTCTCCATTCATTGAGCATGTCTGTAAGGTTGAAGACTGTGAAAAAGCTATAGAGGTTTTAAAAACTGCATACGAATGCCTGGGAAAAGATGCCTTCTTTGCCCAGCAGCTTGCTCGATTGCATTACAATCATGAGAAATTTGAGGATGCAGAATATTGGGCAGGGGTAGCCAAATCTCATTTGCCAAATGATTCTTTTATATTGGATACAGAAGGTCAAGTGTATAGGAAATGGTTTAGTTTTACTCTGGACAAAAAGATGTATGAGGCCACTCCTGGTGGAGTCATTGAGATGATAGAAATTGCCCTTAAAGCTATGAAATGCTTCAGGGCTGCACAACAGGCTGCAAAGTCAGAGATCGACAGTATGAACAATGCCGGATATTTTGGAGAGGTTGAAGTGGGATGTCGTCTACTAAAACTCCTGTCTACACTTGAGGTATTTCCCAGAAACACACAAGGGGAACATTCTGAGCTTGTGCGTTATTTGCTAACAGACTACATTCCTGAGGAAATTAAAAAATCCTGGGGAAAGCTTCACAGTCGTTTAAAAGGCTTACGTCAGAACATTTATAATGCTCTGGACTGGATTTCAGAAGATCTAAGTTACTTCCAAACAGATAAAAACCAGGAGAAACAAGATGAGGAggcaaaggaggagaaggaagaacaaGTTTACAATCCCAGAAAGTGGTTGAAAAGACAGTCTGAGGTATATGCTAAATTCTTTACCTCAGAGTATCCTATGGGAGAAAACAAAGGAGAACCTGAAACTCAACTCCTCAGACGTATGAACATTTATAAGTACGGTGGTGGCAGTGTCACTACCATTCTTTCATTTTTGACAGATTCAAAGGAGATGAGGTCAGTTGAAAAGctagaaaaaataattaatttttacccAGATGACCCACAGAAAGAGAGGCTAGAGGATATTGATCTTATCAATTACATTTTGTGTCACATTACACTAGCATGTTTATCTCCTGGATCTTCCAAACTTCTTCCTTTTGAAACTCTTAGAGAACTCAGCAATAgattttttaaacagagaaaaacAGCATTTCCAGCAAGTGCCCATTTTTTGCTCACCTTACTGTACTGGCCTGATGATGCATTAGACAAAGAACCTAATCCAGATAAAGATGATATTCTCGTATCAGCTCTTCAGACTATGAAACGCATGCATGACATCAAGGTGAAAAATATTGctccaagaaagaaaaaaatctacacacATTTTTTCCTGGGAAAGGGAAGTGGTCTAAGAAAGATTATGCACAAGACCAGGATCGATAAATTAATTGGTGGCTCCCTAGATGATCGACGGATGAAGTGGCAACATGGTGATGTGTGGAATATAGGTAAAATACGTGATGTTCTAAGAAGGGTTTCAGGTTGGACAGAGAATGGAAAACTGTTTGTACAGGGTCATGTTGGGCAGATTCATATTGTACCTTTACATTATGATTCCGTGCCTCAAGGAAATGAAAATGTGACATTTTATTTAGGATTTTCATTTAATGGGCTTGTTGCTCATGATATTCAAGTCAATAAGTAA
- the LOC102933475 gene encoding sterile alpha motif domain-containing protein 9-like isoform X4 has translation MGMKGGQIHIITRKRNELLEHLHKNAGVDSAQADNPSIKASEVSGSDITTNDDKKRVKNRNSAVSMKANAPAEETDSDLKALSITQHESFHVTSYQKGSSETDNTGAVEKTGKEHTLKTMSTFCRRGSRKSHSLHENTVESLTLSKFRQFKNEDINFKYVKNRILAPETGIIDLIIPCHEYKSFTTAAKLDRQRLQAKFAYEVIRYASACMNVRTNGTIHFGVMDSVEDKGWKHGQIAGIPVRDRDIYVDALDYIEKCFEPSEQEAARNCIHPPIFTEVIQKDSQEQYFVVEVDIEPSSSTVKGKIFQVRLPRFNEHSNKVIFDKIPVLYQRVGTKSEPVKNEELVAFIQGLQEKDVRREKVESSSNEDPMEISQNLGRKLSVLFTDGKNYMNDSLLYILVTNSCGKEDLKSVNFLMRMNIFCVFDFDEDSNVSGLYAKYKEHHETRSHFLQNYSNESKMSTTEFQKHLGLFDHTSWIFCNGRSDFHGDEKSCDEDTWIRTKKKYLKKAISFICDEILPKGSFVVLFLLSSPVEKPIVDTFQEFYTEMNGIDYIICIAESKENYEKWANLAQASCSIETLEQRSIVGMKLSHVDATIQNMMPSAICPRHLPVSTRGLCVLPTLEEEKMSSLEILCADQCDDIKLDLLSTKEIQEIEQTFYQGRKVSWKNFWLADKGSCGEVIEREACEEVHKILDDILHGNRIRYSVAKLKIFHQPGSGGSTIARQVLWKRRKDLRCAVVKSSYSIATVSKHAVNFREYDENDVKNSLPVILLIEDYDEDYLDELKNDLMDAMAARRSHFSKPCFILLGCKRSNVPEKLCKASPLDTVAVTHKLTDQEKHLFKTKIEKLKKQNDFKPAFILTFVLMSEEFKETYVTEFVEHWKEGIDLSSPVTSLMKYVALLNSYVHGSYISLSHCEAFLGLGAYTEKRVREYDFKNNLSEQARVIFIELRENTTCISSVHIIHYLVAKEILHQLSRSQPQSQIAMELLQEKVLLNHRFGREEFMKFIRDLFIRRDKKSRGDNTDSLFSPFIEHVCKVEDCEKAIEVLKTAYECLGKDAFFAQQLARLHYNHEKFEDAEYWAGVAKSHLPNDSFILDTEGQVYRKWFSFTLDKKMYEATPGGVIEMIEIALKAMKCFRAAQQAAKSEIDSMNNAGYFGEVEVGCRLLKLLSTLEVFPRNTQGEHSELVRYLLTDYIPEEIKKSWGKLHSRLKGLRQNIYNALDWISEDLSYFQTDKNQEKQDEEAKEEKEEQVYNPRKWLKRQSEVYAKFFTSEYPMGENKGEPETQLLRRMNIYKYGGGSVTTILSFLTDSKEMRSVEKLEKIINFYPDDPQKERLEDIDLINYILCHITLACLSPGSSKLLPFETLRELSNRFFKQRKTAFPASAHFLLTLLYWPDDALDKEPNPDKDDILVSALQTMKRMHDIKVKNIAPRKKKIYTHFFLGKGSGLRKIMHKTRIDKLIGGSLDDRRMKWQHGDVWNIGKIRDVLRRVSGWTENGKLFVQGHVGQIHIVPLHYDSVPQGNENVTFYLGFSFNGLVAHDIQVNK, from the coding sequence ATGGGTATGAAAGGAGGCCAAATCCACATAATAACACGGAAAAGAAATGAACTTTTGGAACATTTGCACAAAAATGCAGGGGTAGACTCAGCCCAAGCAGATAATCCCAGCATTAAAGCTTCAGAAGTGTCGGGTTCCGATATCACTACCAATGATGATAAAAAGAGAGTAAAAAACAGGAATTCAGCTGTGTCTATGAAGGCTAATGCACCAGCTGAAGAGACAGACAGTGATTTAAAAGCCCTCAGCATCACACAGCACGAAAGTTTTCATGTAACATCTTACCAGAAGGGATCTTCAGAAACAGACAACACTGGGGCAGTAGAAAAGACTGGTAAGGAgcacacattaaaaacaatgtcTACTTTTTGCAGGAGAGGAAGTAGAAAAAGTCATTCCTTACATGAAAATACAGTTGAATCATTAACGCTGAGCAAATTcagacaatttaaaaatgaagacattaattttaaatatgtgaAAAACAGAATTCTTGCTCCGGAAACTGGAATCATAGATTTGATCATTCCTTGCCATGAATACAAATCTTTCACAACTGCTGCGAAGCTGGACAGGCAACGATTGCAAGCAAAGTTTGCCTATGAAGTGATTAGATATGCCTCAGCCTGCATGAATGTTCGAACAAATGGCACAATACACTTTGGTGTAATGGACAGTGTTGAAGACAAGGGCTGGAAACATGGACAGATAGCCGGCATACCGGTAAGAGACAGAGACATCTACGTAGATGCATTAGATTacattgaaaaatgttttgaaccATCTGAACAAGAAGCTGCAAGAAATTGCATTCACCCTCCTATTTTTACTGAAGTGATTCAGAAAGACTCTCAAGAACAATACTTTGTGGTAGAGGTTGACATTGAACCATCATCCAGTACAGTGAAGGGAAAGATCTTTCAAGTACGCTTACCTAGATTTAACGAACACAGTAATAAGGTGATTTTCGACAAAATTCCAGTTCTCTATCAAAGAGTGGGAACAAAGTCTGAGCCTGTAAAGAATGAAGAGCTAGTGGCTTTTATTCAGGGTTTACAAGAGAAGGATGTCAGAAGGGAAAAGGTTGAGTCCTCCAGTAATGAGGACCCTATGGAAATTTCCCAAAATTTAGGGCGGAAGTTATCAGTCCTATTCACTGATGGCAAGAACTATATGAATGATTCTCTACTGTACATTCTTGTCACAAACAGCTGTGGAAAAGAAGATCTGAAATCTGTCAACTTTTTAATGCGCATGAATATTTTCTGTGTGTTTGATTTTGATGAGGATTCCAATGTGTCAGGTTTATATGCCAAGTACAAAGAACATCATGAAACAAGGTCACATTTCTTGCAAAATTATTCCAATGAAAGCAAGATGAGCACCACtgaatttcaaaaacatttgggCCTATTTGATCACACCAGCTGGATATTTTGCAATGGACGCAGTGACTTCCATGGGGATGAAAAATCTTGTGATGAAGACACTTGGATTAGAACGAAAAAGAAGTATCTTAAGAAAGCCATTTCATTTATCTGTGATGAAATCCTTCCAAAGGGATCTTTTGTGGTACTTTTCCTACTATCATCACCTGTGGAGAAGCCAATTGTAGACACCTTCCAGGAATTCTATACAGAAATGAATGGTATTGATTATATCATATGCATTGCAGAGTCCAAAGAAAATTATGAGAAGTGGGCTAACCTAGCTCAGGCATCTTGTAGCATTGAGACACTAGAACAGAGGAGCATTGTGGGCATGAAGCTAAGTCACGTAGATGCCACTATTCAAAATATGATGCCATCTGCAATATGTCCCAGACATTTACCAGTTTCCACAAGAGGTCTGTGTGTGCTTCCAactctggaagaagaaaaaatgtcttCCCttgaaatattgtgtgcagatcaATGTGATGATATCAAACTGGATCTTCTGAGCACAAAAGAAATACAAGAGATAGAACAAACATTTTACCAAGGTAGAAAAGTCAGCTGGAAAAATTTCTGGCTTGCTGATAAAGGGAGCTGTGGAGAAGTCATTGAACGGGAGGCCTGTGAAGAGGTTCATAAAATCTTAGATGATATTTTGCATGGGAACAGAATCAGGTATTCTGTGGCTAAACTAAAAATATTTCATCAACCTGGAAGTGGAGGAAGCACCATTGCAAGGCAAGTACTATGGAAAAGAAGAAAGGATTTAAGATGTGCTGTGGTCAAATCTTCATATTCAATTGCAACTGTCTCCAAGCATGCAGTTAATTTTAGAGAATATGATGAAAATGACGTAAAGAATTCTCTCCCAGTGATCCTCCTGATTGAGGACTATGATGAAGATTATCTGGATGAATTAAAGAATGATTTAATGGATGCAATGGCAGCTCGAAGAAGTCATTTTTCCAAGCCTTGTTTCATCCTCTTGGGCTGTAAACGATCTAATGTCCCTGAAAAGCTTTGCAAAGCTTCTCCTCTCGATACAGTTGCCGTCACTCACAAGTTGACAGACCAAGAGAAACACCTGTTTAAAACCAAAATTGAAAAACTTAAAAAGCAGAATGACTTCAAGCCTGCATTTATTCTTACGTTTGTCCTGATGAGTGAGGAGTTTAAGGAAACATATGTCACAGAGTTTGTAGAGCACTGGAAGGAAGGCATAGACCTTTCCTCCCCTGTTACTAGTTTGATGAAGTATGTTGCTTTGCTCAATTCCTATGTACATGGTTCATACATTTCATTATCACACTGTGAAGCTTTTCTAGGGCTCGGGGCATATAcagaaaagagagtgagagagtaTGATTTCAAAAATAACTTAAGTGAACAGGCAAGagttatttttattgaattaagAGAAAATACCACCTGTATTTCATCTGTCCATATCATACATTACCTGGTTGCAAAAGAAATTCTGCATCAGCTCTCAAGAAGTCAGCCTCAGAGTCAAATTGCAATGGAACTTCTTCAGGAAAAAGTGCTTTTAAACCATAGATTTGGACGAGAAGAGTTTATGAAGTTCATCAGAGATTTGTTCATACGACGCGACAAGAAGAGCAGGGGAGACAATACTGACAGCCTCTTCTCTCCATTCATTGAGCATGTCTGTAAGGTTGAAGACTGTGAAAAAGCTATAGAGGTTTTAAAAACTGCATACGAATGCCTGGGAAAAGATGCCTTCTTTGCCCAGCAGCTTGCTCGATTGCATTACAATCATGAGAAATTTGAGGATGCAGAATATTGGGCAGGGGTAGCCAAATCTCATTTGCCAAATGATTCTTTTATATTGGATACAGAAGGTCAAGTGTATAGGAAATGGTTTAGTTTTACTCTGGACAAAAAGATGTATGAGGCCACTCCTGGTGGAGTCATTGAGATGATAGAAATTGCCCTTAAAGCTATGAAATGCTTCAGGGCTGCACAACAGGCTGCAAAGTCAGAGATCGACAGTATGAACAATGCCGGATATTTTGGAGAGGTTGAAGTGGGATGTCGTCTACTAAAACTCCTGTCTACACTTGAGGTATTTCCCAGAAACACACAAGGGGAACATTCTGAGCTTGTGCGTTATTTGCTAACAGACTACATTCCTGAGGAAATTAAAAAATCCTGGGGAAAGCTTCACAGTCGTTTAAAAGGCTTACGTCAGAACATTTATAATGCTCTGGACTGGATTTCAGAAGATCTAAGTTACTTCCAAACAGATAAAAACCAGGAGAAACAAGATGAGGAggcaaaggaggagaaggaagaacaaGTTTACAATCCCAGAAAGTGGTTGAAAAGACAGTCTGAGGTATATGCTAAATTCTTTACCTCAGAGTATCCTATGGGAGAAAACAAAGGAGAACCTGAAACTCAACTCCTCAGACGTATGAACATTTATAAGTACGGTGGTGGCAGTGTCACTACCATTCTTTCATTTTTGACAGATTCAAAGGAGATGAGGTCAGTTGAAAAGctagaaaaaataattaatttttacccAGATGACCCACAGAAAGAGAGGCTAGAGGATATTGATCTTATCAATTACATTTTGTGTCACATTACACTAGCATGTTTATCTCCTGGATCTTCCAAACTTCTTCCTTTTGAAACTCTTAGAGAACTCAGCAATAgattttttaaacagagaaaaacAGCATTTCCAGCAAGTGCCCATTTTTTGCTCACCTTACTGTACTGGCCTGATGATGCATTAGACAAAGAACCTAATCCAGATAAAGATGATATTCTCGTATCAGCTCTTCAGACTATGAAACGCATGCATGACATCAAGGTGAAAAATATTGctccaagaaagaaaaaaatctacacacATTTTTTCCTGGGAAAGGGAAGTGGTCTAAGAAAGATTATGCACAAGACCAGGATCGATAAATTAATTGGTGGCTCCCTAGATGATCGACGGATGAAGTGGCAACATGGTGATGTGTGGAATATAGGTAAAATACGTGATGTTCTAAGAAGGGTTTCAGGTTGGACAGAGAATGGAAAACTGTTTGTACAGGGTCATGTTGGGCAGATTCATATTGTACCTTTACATTATGATTCCGTGCCTCAAGGAAATGAAAATGTGACATTTTATTTAGGATTTTCATTTAATGGGCTTGTTGCTCATGATATTCAAGTCAATAAGTAA